One stretch of Qipengyuania gelatinilytica DNA includes these proteins:
- a CDS encoding S9 family peptidase, whose product MKAWIGALAIAAGAWGPAALAQDEGGESERLFTSLDVFDLEYADDPRISPDGRHVLYTRRSNNIMTDRTEGALWLAALDGSSNRLVLDGASGGEWSPDGRRIAYSGRDEDGRSAIFIRWMDSGQVQQVAALDSGAGNLAWSPDGRQIAFTSRVDGDTKPLAKAPPKPEGAKWSPPVKVIDHARYRSDGSGFIDVTFSHVFVVPADGGTPRQLTTGEFDHAGPLAWTRDGGAILVSANRNEGWELQTIEGDIWRVPLAGGAMQQVTSGGGLEASPQVSPDGRSVAFICMPNVKRPVWQVDVCVRGLDGSGGQNLTESLDREVSDIRWSGRHIYFTYDDRGIRKIGRVSPSGSRVETVADGLGGTTLGRPYTSGTYDVHANGALAWTQGSHDRPADLYAKSGRSTRKLTALNEDLLAHRDLGQVQEVTYTSSHDGTEIQGWYVTPPGFDPSKKYPLILEIHGGPHAAYGPHFSAEIQRYVAEGYVVFYANHRGSSSYGEDFGLLLEHKYSSPDDAADHMSGVDAMIAKGFIDEDNLFVTGGSAGGIATAYLVGLTDRFNAAAAAKPVINWLSKTLTADSYIFQTYHQFPGLPWEVPMHYWERSPLSLVGNVTTPTMLLTGEEDQRTPITESEQFYQALKLRGIDTVLVRVPESPHGIASRPSRLVAKADNILAWFERYRTDQTADDNGSDDQ is encoded by the coding sequence ATGAAGGCATGGATCGGTGCGCTCGCGATTGCGGCGGGCGCTTGGGGACCGGCGGCGCTTGCCCAGGACGAAGGCGGCGAGAGCGAAAGGCTGTTCACCTCGCTCGACGTTTTCGACCTCGAATATGCGGACGATCCGCGCATTTCGCCCGATGGCCGCCATGTCCTCTACACGCGGCGCTCGAACAACATCATGACCGACCGGACCGAGGGCGCGCTCTGGCTCGCCGCGCTCGACGGGAGCAGCAACCGGCTCGTCCTGGACGGCGCGAGCGGCGGCGAATGGTCGCCCGACGGCAGGCGTATCGCCTATAGCGGCCGCGACGAGGACGGACGCAGCGCGATCTTCATCCGCTGGATGGACAGCGGACAGGTCCAGCAGGTCGCCGCACTCGATAGCGGTGCCGGCAATCTCGCATGGTCGCCCGATGGCCGGCAGATCGCGTTCACCAGCCGCGTCGACGGCGACACGAAGCCGCTCGCCAAGGCGCCGCCCAAACCCGAAGGGGCGAAATGGTCGCCGCCGGTCAAGGTGATCGACCACGCCCGGTATCGCAGCGACGGCTCCGGTTTCATCGACGTGACCTTCAGCCACGTCTTCGTAGTGCCCGCCGACGGCGGCACCCCTCGCCAGCTGACGACGGGCGAATTCGACCATGCGGGCCCGCTCGCCTGGACGCGTGACGGCGGGGCGATCCTCGTCTCGGCCAATCGCAACGAGGGCTGGGAATTGCAGACCATCGAGGGCGATATCTGGCGCGTGCCGCTGGCTGGCGGCGCGATGCAGCAGGTGACCAGCGGAGGCGGTCTCGAAGCTTCACCGCAAGTCTCCCCCGATGGCCGCAGCGTGGCTTTCATCTGCATGCCCAACGTCAAGCGTCCGGTGTGGCAGGTGGATGTCTGCGTGCGCGGCCTTGATGGCTCGGGCGGCCAGAACCTGACCGAGAGCCTCGACCGCGAGGTGAGCGATATCCGCTGGAGCGGACGGCACATCTACTTCACTTACGACGACCGCGGCATCCGCAAGATCGGCCGCGTGTCGCCTTCGGGCAGCAGGGTCGAAACCGTGGCCGACGGTCTGGGCGGAACGACGCTCGGCAGGCCCTACACCAGCGGCACATATGATGTGCATGCCAATGGCGCGCTTGCATGGACGCAAGGCTCGCATGATCGACCGGCTGATCTTTATGCAAAGTCGGGACGCAGCACGCGCAAGCTGACCGCGCTCAATGAAGACCTGCTTGCCCACCGCGATCTGGGGCAGGTGCAGGAAGTCACCTACACCTCCTCGCATGACGGTACCGAGATCCAGGGCTGGTACGTGACACCGCCGGGCTTCGATCCGTCGAAGAAGTATCCGCTGATCCTCGAAATCCACGGCGGACCCCACGCGGCATATGGGCCGCACTTCTCCGCCGAAATCCAGCGCTATGTCGCCGAGGGCTATGTCGTATTCTACGCCAACCACCGCGGCAGTTCCTCCTACGGCGAGGATTTCGGCCTGCTGCTCGAACACAAATATTCCAGCCCCGACGATGCGGCCGATCACATGTCGGGCGTCGATGCGATGATCGCCAAGGGCTTCATCGACGAGGACAACCTCTTCGTGACCGGCGGGTCGGCAGGCGGCATCGCAACCGCATATCTCGTCGGCCTGACCGACCGGTTCAACGCCGCTGCGGCCGCCAAGCCGGTGATCAACTGGTTGAGCAAGACGCTGACCGCGGACAGCTATATCTTCCAGACCTACCACCAGTTCCCCGGCCTGCCGTGGGAAGTGCCGATGCATTACTGGGAGCGTTCGCCGCTCAGCCTCGTCGGCAATGTGACCACGCCGACCATGCTGTTGACGGGCGAAGAAGACCAACGCACCCCGATCACCGAGAGCGAGCAGTTCTACCAGGCGCTGAAGCTGCGCGGGATCGACACGGTGCTCGTGCGCGTGCCGGAAAGCCCGCATGGTATCGCCTCGCGCCCATCGCGACTGGTGGCCAAGGCCGACAACATCCTCGCCTGGTTTGAACGCTACCGGACCGACCAGACCGCAGACGATAACGGGAGTGACGATCAATGA
- a CDS encoding mechanosensitive ion channel — MIFDRYRFDQQLAMELGEKLLFAVIALVVTWLAARAAKWAFAKLVDTVDFFKRGTGNGTSLGESLGKIVSLLIWLFGLLIVLNILELGGVAGPINSLLENVVDFLPNLLWAGLIFFIGMMVARIVRDLVVTTLQAVDFDKWANRGGVDNVTGNTAISKTIGTIAYVLIAIPVAIAALEQLQIQSISDPASDMLRMIFAAIPNIIAAAILLGIGYLISKFVVQIAKEVLPGLGVDRALAESGLVADGTTASGIIARIAQVAIILFFAIAATRLLGFPELTAILDTVLETGSKVILGAVVIAVGFLIANLLARVIAGDAGNSTAATIVRWATIVLFVFMGLEFTELGGGIPQDVVTIIVAGIAVAGALAFGLGGRDWAARKLDQMDSDLGGGSASAPKPKRRKAAAPTSDDPLPPGA; from the coding sequence ATGATCTTTGATAGGTATCGCTTCGACCAGCAACTGGCGATGGAGCTTGGAGAGAAGCTCCTTTTCGCAGTGATCGCGCTGGTCGTCACATGGCTCGCCGCACGTGCGGCCAAATGGGCTTTTGCCAAGCTTGTCGACACGGTCGACTTCTTCAAGCGCGGGACCGGCAACGGGACCTCGCTGGGTGAATCGCTCGGCAAGATCGTGTCCTTGCTGATCTGGCTGTTCGGCCTGCTCATCGTTCTCAATATCCTCGAACTGGGCGGGGTCGCAGGACCGATCAACAGCCTGCTCGAGAATGTCGTCGACTTCCTGCCGAACCTTCTGTGGGCCGGACTGATCTTCTTCATCGGCATGATGGTGGCGCGGATCGTTCGCGACCTCGTGGTCACCACGCTGCAGGCAGTCGATTTCGACAAATGGGCCAATCGCGGCGGGGTGGACAATGTCACCGGCAACACCGCGATCAGCAAGACCATCGGCACCATCGCCTATGTCCTGATTGCCATTCCGGTGGCGATCGCGGCGCTCGAACAACTGCAGATCCAGTCGATCAGCGATCCGGCATCGGACATGCTGCGGATGATCTTCGCGGCCATTCCGAACATTATCGCAGCCGCGATCCTGCTCGGCATCGGTTACCTGATCAGCAAGTTCGTGGTGCAGATCGCCAAGGAAGTGCTGCCGGGCCTCGGTGTCGACCGGGCGCTGGCTGAAAGCGGACTGGTTGCAGACGGCACGACTGCGAGCGGTATCATCGCCCGCATCGCGCAGGTGGCGATCATCCTGTTCTTCGCCATCGCTGCGACGCGCCTGCTAGGCTTTCCCGAGCTGACGGCCATTCTCGACACGGTTCTGGAAACCGGCAGCAAGGTAATTCTCGGTGCAGTCGTTATCGCTGTGGGCTTCCTCATCGCGAACCTGCTTGCGCGAGTGATCGCCGGTGACGCGGGCAATTCGACCGCGGCGACCATTGTCCGCTGGGCAACGATCGTCCTGTTCGTCTTCATGGGACTGGAGTTCACCGAGCTTGGCGGCGGCATTCCGCAGGATGTGGTAACCATCATTGTCGCCGGCATCGCGGTGGCAGGCGCACTCGCCTTCGGCCTCGGTGGCCGTGACTGGGCGGCGCGCAAGCTCGACCAGATGGACAGCGACCTTGGCGGGGGCAGCGCTTCTGCGCCCAAGCCCAAGCGCCGCAAGGCAGCCGCGCCGACAAGCGACGATCCGCTGCCGCCGGGCGCCTGA